In the Nitrospirota bacterium genome, one interval contains:
- a CDS encoding PilZ domain-containing protein, with protein sequence MTNKRRHKRFPLTGSAVLTFSGIGNDEKINTIISDISLSGIGLYSDIPLKDNADVSVEIKFIATDGLIKTDFIQGHIVYVRKFGDMYFLGIQFHNEINESNQPYLNEHLQKLYSLNY encoded by the coding sequence ATGACAAACAAACGAAGACATAAGAGATTTCCACTTACAGGCTCTGCTGTCCTCACATTTTCTGGTATCGGAAATGATGAAAAGATTAATACAATAATCAGCGATATCTCTCTTTCAGGGATTGGATTGTATTCGGATATTCCCCTAAAAGACAACGCAGATGTTTCAGTCGAAATAAAATTTATAGCTACAGACGGTTTAATAAAAACTGATTTTATTCAAGGCCATATTGTTTATGTTAGAAAATTTGGAGATATGTATTTTTTAGGCATACAGTTCCATAATGAAATCAACGAATCAAACCAACCTTATCTTAATGAACACTTACAGAAACTTTACTCTCTAAATTATTAA